Proteins encoded within one genomic window of Haladaptatus sp. QDMS2:
- a CDS encoding acetolactate synthase large subunit — protein sequence MKASDLLVECLAVEGVEYVFGLPGEELEDVLFSLADSSIEFIPVRHEQGAAFMADVHGRLTGHAGVCMGTLGPGATNLLTGVADAHLDKSPLVAITGQGGRERLHKESHQALDIVHMFEPVVKWNTQIGEPEIVNESVRKAFKLAEYQKPGATHLEFPEDVAGEATDATPLEQRERIRRPDPDAASVERAAELLCGTDRPLILAGNGAVRTHAGDVLQQIVAKTNAPVVATYMGKGAISDDDDHSLMTLDSGSNDEAHAVIERADAILAIGYDIAEHDPEKWNHSLDKAVVHLDHEPAEVYEHYNPDVELVCDITAGLRALGDHLDTCSTDDDWYAAERAAIIDEVLTKPAADDGFSVAGALPYLREAMDPADVLISDVGHHKMVIAQNFPAYEPNTTIISNGLATMGIAVPGAVAADLAVDSNVVAATGDGGFLMNAAEIETATRLDCGFTILLFNDNDYGLISRKQREHTGNSFGTHLTNPDFVRFAESFGIDAYRPATWDELEETLERVVPSDDMALVEVPYSR from the coding sequence ATGAAGGCCTCCGACTTGCTCGTCGAGTGTCTCGCGGTAGAGGGTGTGGAGTACGTGTTCGGCCTGCCGGGGGAAGAACTCGAAGACGTCCTGTTCTCGCTCGCGGATTCGTCGATCGAGTTCATCCCAGTGCGCCACGAACAGGGCGCAGCGTTCATGGCCGACGTCCACGGCCGACTAACCGGCCACGCGGGCGTCTGCATGGGGACGCTCGGCCCGGGGGCGACGAACCTCCTCACGGGGGTCGCAGACGCCCACCTCGATAAGAGTCCGCTCGTCGCGATTACGGGGCAGGGCGGGCGCGAGCGCCTCCACAAGGAGAGTCATCAGGCGCTCGACATCGTTCACATGTTCGAACCCGTCGTGAAGTGGAACACGCAGATAGGTGAACCAGAAATCGTGAACGAGTCGGTTCGCAAGGCGTTCAAACTCGCCGAGTATCAGAAACCCGGCGCGACCCACCTCGAGTTCCCCGAGGACGTCGCGGGGGAGGCCACGGATGCGACGCCCCTCGAACAGCGCGAGCGAATCCGGCGGCCCGACCCGGACGCAGCATCTGTCGAGCGCGCGGCTGAACTGCTCTGTGGAACCGACAGACCGCTCATTCTCGCCGGCAACGGAGCCGTGCGCACGCACGCCGGGGACGTCCTCCAGCAAATCGTCGCCAAGACGAACGCTCCAGTCGTCGCCACCTACATGGGGAAGGGGGCGATTTCTGACGACGACGACCACTCGCTCATGACCCTCGACTCGGGGTCGAACGACGAGGCCCACGCCGTCATCGAGCGGGCGGACGCCATCCTCGCCATCGGCTACGACATCGCGGAACACGACCCGGAGAAGTGGAATCACAGTCTCGACAAGGCGGTGGTCCACCTCGACCACGAACCGGCGGAGGTGTACGAACACTACAATCCGGACGTAGAACTCGTCTGTGACATCACAGCCGGCCTGCGCGCGCTCGGAGACCATCTCGACACCTGTTCGACGGACGACGACTGGTACGCAGCAGAACGGGCGGCAATCATCGACGAGGTGCTCACGAAACCAGCCGCAGACGACGGGTTCAGCGTGGCGGGAGCCCTCCCGTACCTCCGCGAAGCGATGGACCCGGCGGACGTGCTCATCTCGGACGTGGGCCACCACAAGATGGTCATCGCACAGAACTTCCCCGCCTACGAACCGAACACGACCATCATCTCGAACGGCCTCGCGACCATGGGCATCGCCGTTCCCGGCGCGGTAGCAGCAGACCTCGCCGTCGATTCGAACGTCGTCGCCGCGACGGGCGACGGCGGCTTCCTGATGAACGCCGCAGAAATCGAGACAGCGACGCGACTCGACTGTGGGTTTACGATACTGCTGTTCAACGACAACGACTACGGCCTCATCTCGCGAAAACAGCGAGAACACACGGGCAATTCCTTCGGCACGCACCTCACGAATCCCGACTTCGTCAGGTTCGCGGAGAGTTTCGGCATCGACGCCTATCGACCGGCGACGTGGGACGAACTCGAAGAGACACTCGAACGAGTGGTTCCGTCCGACGATATGGCACTCGTGGAAGTGCCTTACTCCCGGTAG
- a CDS encoding rubrerythrin-like domain-containing protein codes for MAQTFECMDCGHRMEATTRTPCPECGGVMQNLAVRRE; via the coding sequence ATGGCACAAACATTTGAGTGTATGGACTGTGGTCACCGCATGGAGGCCACCACACGCACGCCGTGTCCCGAGTGTGGCGGCGTCATGCAGAACCTCGCGGTTCGCCGCGAGTAA
- a CDS encoding NAD-dependent succinate-semialdehyde dehydrogenase, with product MQRVNPATGEALEPISEDTDDVVDEALDNAQEAFDDWRDVPILERQQLLANAAEVLRENKQEYAEMMTREMGKPITAAVSEVEKCAWVCDYYAEHAGEHLQDEVIGSEPHARSKVSYEPLGAVLAVMPWNFPFWQVFRFAAPHLTSGNVGLLKHASNVPECAQAIENVFRKAGYPEGVFQTLLVGSDQVADIIADERITAVTLTGSEAAGRSVAENAGKNLKKTVLELGGSDPFVVLDDADVDTAAKVGARARTINSGQSCIAAKRFIVHEAVYDEFMEKFKAELESLTIGDPMDEDTDIGPQAREGLMEDLHEQVTESVEAGATVELGGEPMDRDGFYYPPTVLTDVPDGSPAAEEEVFGPVASVFKVGDEAEAIRVANDTNLGLGASVWTSDLERGERVGHRIEAGCVFVNELVKSDPRIPFGGVKDSGYGRELSRDGILEFVNRKTMWIQDADGDAEISLSE from the coding sequence ATGCAGCGCGTCAACCCGGCCACTGGCGAAGCACTCGAACCGATTTCCGAGGACACGGACGACGTGGTCGACGAAGCCCTCGACAACGCGCAGGAAGCGTTCGACGACTGGCGTGACGTCCCCATCCTCGAACGCCAGCAGTTGCTCGCAAACGCCGCGGAGGTGCTCCGGGAGAACAAACAGGAGTACGCAGAGATGATGACCCGGGAGATGGGCAAACCGATTACGGCCGCCGTCTCCGAGGTCGAAAAGTGCGCGTGGGTCTGTGACTACTACGCAGAACACGCGGGCGAACACCTCCAGGACGAAGTCATCGGCAGCGAACCCCACGCCCGGTCGAAAGTCTCCTACGAGCCGCTCGGGGCGGTCCTCGCAGTGATGCCGTGGAACTTCCCGTTCTGGCAGGTGTTCCGGTTTGCCGCCCCGCACCTGACCAGCGGGAACGTCGGGCTGCTCAAACACGCCTCGAACGTCCCCGAATGCGCACAGGCCATTGAGAACGTGTTCCGCAAGGCAGGCTACCCCGAGGGCGTCTTCCAGACGCTGCTCGTCGGGTCGGACCAGGTCGCGGACATCATCGCAGACGAGCGAATCACGGCCGTCACGCTCACCGGGAGCGAGGCCGCCGGCCGGTCGGTGGCCGAGAACGCGGGCAAGAATTTGAAGAAGACAGTGCTCGAACTCGGCGGGAGCGACCCGTTCGTCGTCCTCGACGACGCGGACGTGGACACCGCCGCGAAGGTCGGCGCGCGTGCGCGTACCATCAACTCGGGACAGTCGTGTATCGCGGCGAAACGGTTCATCGTTCACGAAGCCGTCTACGACGAGTTCATGGAGAAATTCAAAGCGGAACTCGAATCGCTCACCATCGGCGACCCGATGGACGAGGATACCGACATCGGCCCGCAGGCGCGTGAGGGACTCATGGAGGACCTCCACGAGCAGGTCACAGAGAGCGTCGAGGCCGGGGCGACCGTCGAACTCGGCGGTGAGCCGATGGACCGTGACGGCTTCTACTACCCACCGACGGTGTTGACCGACGTGCCCGACGGGTCGCCCGCGGCCGAGGAAGAGGTGTTCGGCCCCGTCGCGTCTGTATTCAAAGTCGGAGACGAGGCAGAAGCCATTCGCGTGGCCAACGACACGAACCTCGGTCTCGGCGCGAGCGTCTGGACGAGTGACCTCGAACGCGGCGAACGCGTTGGCCACCGCATCGAGGCCGGGTGCGTCTTCGTGAACGAACTCGTAAAATCCGACCCGCGTATCCCCTTCGGCGGCGTCAAAGACTCCGGCTACGGGCGCGAACTCTCGCGGGACGGCATCCTCGAATTCGTCAACCGCAAGACGATGTGGATTCAGGACGCAGACGGCGACGCGGAGATTTCACTCTCCGAATAG
- a CDS encoding SDR family NAD(P)-dependent oxidoreductase, translated as MDGVELYDSLDGQVALVTGASRGIGEEVAAVLASHDATVYAGARDVADVDAPDQHPILLDVTADDQIQAAAERIRDEHGKLDILVNNAGVVGTGRPLHEQSIETIDETLSVNLRGAVLVARATLPLLLETEGPRIVNVSSGMGALGEGMSGGYGPYRISKAGINGLSAYLHGEYNRRGLMANAVCPGWVRTDMGGPGASRSVAEGADTPAWLARFAPGGPSGRFWRSRRVIDW; from the coding sequence ATGGACGGCGTCGAACTCTACGATTCACTCGACGGACAGGTCGCACTCGTGACGGGGGCGAGCCGCGGCATCGGCGAGGAGGTAGCGGCGGTGCTCGCAAGTCACGACGCGACCGTCTACGCCGGGGCGCGGGACGTGGCCGACGTAGATGCGCCAGACCAGCACCCAATTCTGCTCGACGTGACCGCAGACGACCAGATTCAGGCGGCTGCAGAGCGAATTCGAGACGAGCACGGGAAACTCGATATTCTCGTGAACAACGCCGGCGTGGTTGGAACGGGAAGGCCGCTTCACGAGCAGTCGATTGAGACCATCGACGAGACGCTCTCGGTGAACCTTCGGGGTGCTGTGCTGGTCGCTCGCGCCACGCTCCCACTGTTGCTCGAAACCGAGGGGCCGCGCATCGTCAACGTCTCGTCTGGGATGGGCGCACTCGGCGAGGGCATGTCTGGTGGATATGGCCCGTACCGCATCTCGAAAGCCGGGATTAACGGGCTCTCAGCGTACCTCCACGGCGAGTACAACCGTCGCGGGTTGATGGCCAACGCCGTCTGTCCCGGATGGGTGCGCACCGACATGGGCGGGCCGGGGGCCTCGCGCAGCGTCGCGGAGGGCGCAGACACCCCGGCGTGGCTGGCGCGGTTCGCCCCCGGCGGCCCCTCTGGGCGGTTCTGGCGGTCGCGTCGAGTCATCGACTGGTAG
- a CDS encoding NUDIX domain-containing protein, with the protein MSTTKSAAESEAEGESTGELHKNAMQDVIAVDEDDTELELVNRLDAHTGDGIRHRAFTALVFDGDGNILLAQRAFNKRLWDTYWDGTVASHPVEGQTQEEATRERLEEELGITPDQYDDLRVTDKFEYKRYYENEGLEWEVCSVLKCTLQDKSLDVNDEEVAGLMWVPYEYLHENPRFYRQLRLCPWFEIAMRRDFN; encoded by the coding sequence ATGAGTACGACGAAATCTGCGGCCGAATCTGAGGCGGAGGGCGAGTCTACGGGTGAACTCCACAAAAACGCGATGCAGGACGTTATCGCAGTGGACGAGGACGACACCGAACTCGAACTCGTAAACCGTCTCGATGCTCACACCGGCGACGGCATCCGACACCGCGCGTTCACCGCGCTCGTCTTCGACGGCGACGGCAACATTCTGCTCGCACAGCGCGCCTTCAACAAGCGCCTCTGGGACACCTACTGGGACGGCACCGTCGCCTCCCACCCCGTCGAGGGCCAGACCCAGGAAGAAGCCACCCGCGAACGCTTAGAAGAGGAACTCGGCATCACGCCCGACCAGTACGACGACCTCCGGGTCACGGACAAGTTCGAATACAAACGCTACTACGAGAACGAGGGTCTCGAATGGGAAGTCTGCTCGGTGCTCAAGTGCACCCTCCAAGACAAAAGCCTCGACGTGAACGACGAGGAAGTGGCCGGCCTGATGTGGGTCCCCTACGAGTACCTGCACGAGAACCCACGATTCTACCGCCAGCTCCGTCTCTGCCCGTGGTTCGAGATTGCGATGCGGCGGGACTTCAACTAG
- a CDS encoding diacylglycerol kinase family protein, whose protein sequence is MSDARRIIVRNPNSGDRKRSKRAAEIGEQRGYEVWNSTKKGETHTLAKEAAEEADMVVACGGDGTLNEVVRGVDEANALSDVEMGVVPAGTGNDFADNIGIKSVPHAFEVLDSKNVRSLDLGWAEERPFINSCVAGVTAEASAATTPQQKRRLGVMAYVLNTLEKTQSFDGLKIDVRASEGGDVLWSGEAIMILIGNGRRFPGEQVKQANMEDGLMNVVIIKRAPTLNYLTRGAADRLLQRGASHLTRIKVPQLRLTHEGDPVHFSLDGEMLKLNKLSARSRRGEMRFHVGPTYDPNPEEWGTRPNPKGV, encoded by the coding sequence ATGAGCGACGCGCGGCGAATCATCGTCCGAAACCCCAACAGCGGCGACCGAAAGCGCAGCAAACGCGCCGCAGAAATCGGGGAGCAACGGGGGTACGAGGTGTGGAACAGCACGAAGAAAGGTGAGACACACACCCTCGCAAAGGAGGCCGCAGAGGAGGCCGACATGGTCGTCGCCTGCGGCGGGGACGGCACGCTGAACGAAGTGGTTCGAGGGGTAGACGAAGCGAACGCCCTCTCCGACGTGGAGATGGGAGTGGTTCCAGCAGGGACAGGGAACGATTTTGCGGACAACATCGGCATCAAGAGCGTCCCGCACGCCTTCGAGGTGCTGGATAGCAAGAACGTCCGCAGCCTCGACCTCGGGTGGGCGGAGGAGCGCCCGTTCATTAACTCCTGTGTCGCCGGCGTCACGGCGGAGGCGAGCGCCGCGACCACGCCCCAGCAGAAGCGACGCCTCGGCGTGATGGCGTACGTCCTGAACACGCTGGAGAAGACCCAGAGTTTCGACGGCCTGAAAATCGACGTGCGAGCGAGCGAGGGCGGCGACGTGCTCTGGTCGGGGGAAGCAATCATGATTCTCATCGGCAACGGCCGGCGGTTCCCCGGCGAGCAGGTCAAACAGGCAAACATGGAAGACGGCCTGATGAACGTCGTCATCATCAAGCGCGCGCCGACGCTGAATTACCTGACCCGCGGGGCCGCAGACCGCCTGCTCCAGCGCGGAGCCTCCCATCTGACGCGCATCAAAGTTCCCCAACTGCGCCTGACCCACGAGGGCGACCCGGTCCACTTCAGTCTGGACGGAGAGATGCTGAAACTGAACAAACTGTCCGCGCGCAGTCGCCGCGGCGAGATGCGATTCCACGTCGGGCCGACCTACGACCCCAACCCGGAGGAGTGGGGCACCCGACCGAATCCGAAGGGTGTTTGA
- a CDS encoding diacylglycerol kinase family protein: MSRVLICNPNSGSGNHVAQIRKLADQHGFDLYETDEEGDTKEFARTLGPDAEIVAACGGDGSVNEVVAGLYEADALEDTTLAVIPCGTGNNFAGQIGITDIETAFDVIERGEARKIDLALANGRPFVNSCVFGLTAEASANTTPEMKAKYGVLAYVFTTFQTINSFEGMRLVIETDHEVADSWAGEAVVALIGNARRFPASGGTQANVEDGLLDVTIAEERPTAELMGEAAISRFFGGETDHIHRLKTKSLTVSVLDGTGHFSLDGEMLETDRLTIETLPQALSVFVGEGYKPVPEDA; the protein is encoded by the coding sequence ATGTCCCGCGTACTTATCTGCAACCCGAACAGCGGGAGTGGGAACCACGTCGCCCAAATCCGAAAACTCGCCGACCAGCACGGCTTCGATCTCTACGAAACTGATGAGGAAGGCGACACCAAAGAATTCGCCCGCACGCTCGGCCCCGACGCAGAAATCGTCGCTGCCTGCGGCGGCGACGGTTCGGTCAACGAAGTCGTCGCCGGCCTCTACGAAGCCGACGCCCTCGAAGACACCACACTCGCCGTGATTCCCTGTGGGACGGGGAACAACTTCGCCGGGCAAATTGGGATTACGGATATCGAAACCGCCTTCGACGTGATCGAGCGCGGCGAGGCCCGCAAAATCGACCTCGCCCTCGCGAACGGCCGCCCGTTCGTGAACTCCTGCGTATTCGGCCTGACCGCCGAAGCGAGCGCGAACACCACACCCGAGATGAAAGCGAAGTACGGCGTCCTCGCCTACGTGTTCACGACGTTCCAGACGATCAACTCGTTCGAGGGAATGCGCCTCGTCATCGAGACAGACCACGAAGTAGCCGACTCGTGGGCGGGCGAAGCGGTCGTCGCACTCATCGGGAACGCCCGCCGGTTCCCCGCGAGCGGGGGGACGCAGGCGAACGTCGAAGACGGCCTGCTCGACGTGACGATAGCCGAGGAACGACCGACGGCCGAACTGATGGGCGAGGCGGCGATTTCGCGCTTCTTCGGCGGCGAGACAGACCACATCCACCGCCTGAAGACGAAATCGCTCACGGTCTCAGTGCTAGATGGGACTGGCCACTTCAGTCTGGATGGCGAGATGCTCGAAACCGACCGCCTGACAATCGAGACGCTGCCACAGGCGCTCTCGGTGTTCGTCGGCGAGGGGTACAAACCGGTTCCAGAAGACGCGTAG
- a CDS encoding CehA/McbA family metallohydrolase has protein sequence MYAIDLHSHTRFFHGHRNLGDAFDPIGVRLLTKAASMRGLDAVATTNHDYYTPFDTGSVDILPGIEVSSSQGHILVVGPDPPMETIPGELTPEQVVDIAHERGCAAIIAHPYRNSTVRDVKADFDAIEINGKHPRTHEWVRRLARKRDLPLVGGSDAHYPIEVGRAYTKVDVEEPTPENIVAAIRDGRVEPHVSINFINRLAHRGYKLTHGAKGWMTPPDASSPGIGDPPQESDN, from the coding sequence GTGTACGCCATCGACCTCCACTCTCATACCCGATTCTTTCACGGTCATCGTAATCTCGGCGATGCCTTCGACCCGATTGGGGTTCGCCTGCTCACGAAGGCGGCCTCGATGCGAGGGCTCGACGCGGTGGCGACGACGAACCACGACTACTACACGCCGTTCGACACGGGGTCGGTGGACATCCTCCCTGGCATCGAAGTCTCTTCTTCTCAGGGACACATCCTTGTCGTCGGGCCAGACCCGCCGATGGAGACGATTCCCGGGGAACTCACACCCGAGCAGGTCGTCGATATCGCCCACGAACGCGGCTGTGCGGCCATCATCGCCCACCCCTACCGCAACAGCACGGTCCGTGACGTGAAAGCGGACTTCGACGCCATCGAAATCAATGGCAAACATCCCCGAACCCACGAGTGGGTGCGTCGCCTCGCGCGCAAACGTGATCTCCCGCTGGTCGGTGGCTCGGACGCACACTATCCTATCGAAGTTGGCCGCGCGTACACGAAAGTCGATGTGGAAGAACCGACGCCAGAGAACATCGTCGCGGCCATTCGTGATGGCCGGGTCGAACCCCACGTCTCTATCAATTTCATCAACCGACTCGCCCACCGAGGGTACAAACTCACGCACGGCGCGAAGGGCTGGATGACGCCCCCCGACGCTTCCTCGCCCGGCATCGGCGACCCGCCACAGGAATCCGACAACTAG
- a CDS encoding Lrp/AsnC family transcriptional regulator, with translation MDALDREILSILRHDARTPYTEIASKVGTSEGTVRNRVERMLADGVIERFTVTTRTGNIKAMIEVRVAVDVDTRTVTDKMAEWEEVDFVWQVSGEEDIVLIVDAADTQGVNELITQAREMDEVVRTKTRLILDERLG, from the coding sequence ATGGACGCGCTTGACCGAGAGATACTGAGCATCCTGCGACACGACGCCCGGACGCCCTACACGGAGATCGCCTCGAAGGTGGGTACCTCCGAAGGAACCGTCAGAAATCGGGTCGAGCGGATGCTCGCAGACGGGGTGATAGAGCGATTCACCGTCACCACCCGGACGGGGAACATCAAGGCCATGATTGAGGTGCGCGTTGCCGTGGACGTGGACACGCGCACGGTGACGGACAAGATGGCCGAATGGGAGGAGGTCGACTTCGTCTGGCAGGTGTCCGGCGAGGAGGACATCGTCCTCATCGTGGACGCCGCAGACACGCAGGGGGTAAACGAACTCATCACACAGGCCCGCGAGATGGACGAAGTCGTGCGGACGAAAACGAGACTGATTCTCGACGAGCGCCTCGGCTAG
- the carA gene encoding glutamine-hydrolyzing carbamoyl-phosphate synthase small subunit produces the protein MSDAYVALEGGRVVEARSRAPGQARGELVFTTAYTGYEESLTDPSYEEQVLTFSYPLIGNYGVRAERFESDRVHPRAVVARELTDDVAEWLATEGVPAVDHIDTRDLVITIREGGAIKCGISAGPDASPEKALEALDECKGMSEHTDIGAQVSVTEPKVVNADGDGPSVALVDCGAKGSIIDSLAERDAKVTVLPYDATPEDVTAVDPDILFISNGPGDPANFTDAQALVTEFVGDLPIAGICLGQQVVAGALGGTTEKMAFGHRGVNQPVLDLETKQVVMTTQNHGYTVADPGDTLDVTQINVNDDTPEGLENEELDILTRQYHPEAHPGPHDTLGFFDDVLAMAKSTRRLVTCD, from the coding sequence ATGTCGGACGCCTACGTGGCACTGGAGGGCGGTCGCGTCGTTGAGGCGCGGTCGCGTGCTCCTGGACAAGCCCGCGGGGAACTGGTTTTCACAACAGCCTATACCGGTTACGAGGAGAGCCTCACGGACCCCTCTTACGAGGAACAGGTCCTGACGTTCTCGTACCCACTCATCGGTAACTATGGCGTCCGAGCGGAGCGATTCGAGTCCGACCGGGTCCACCCTCGCGCCGTCGTCGCCCGTGAGTTGACCGACGACGTCGCCGAGTGGCTCGCCACCGAAGGCGTGCCCGCGGTGGACCACATCGACACACGCGACCTCGTCATCACTATCCGTGAAGGCGGGGCAATCAAGTGTGGCATCTCCGCCGGACCCGACGCCTCCCCGGAGAAAGCACTCGAAGCACTCGACGAGTGCAAGGGGATGAGCGAACACACTGACATCGGCGCGCAGGTGAGCGTTACCGAACCGAAAGTCGTGAACGCAGACGGCGACGGCCCCTCGGTCGCACTCGTCGACTGTGGCGCGAAGGGGAGCATCATCGACTCGCTCGCAGAACGCGACGCGAAAGTCACGGTGCTGCCCTACGACGCGACGCCGGAAGACGTGACCGCGGTGGACCCGGACATCCTGTTCATCTCGAACGGGCCGGGCGACCCGGCGAACTTCACGGACGCCCAGGCGCTCGTCACCGAGTTCGTGGGCGACCTGCCAATCGCCGGCATCTGCCTCGGCCAGCAGGTCGTCGCGGGCGCGCTCGGCGGCACGACCGAGAAGATGGCCTTCGGCCACCGCGGCGTGAACCAGCCGGTGCTCGACCTCGAGACGAAGCAGGTCGTCATGACCACGCAGAACCACGGCTACACGGTCGCAGACCCCGGTGACACCCTAGACGTGACGCAGATTAACGTGAACGACGACACGCCTGAGGGACTCGAAAACGAGGAACTCGACATCCTCACCCGGCAGTATCACCCAGAGGCCCACCCTGGCCCACACGACACGCTCGGCTTCTTCGACGACGTGCTCGCGATGGCGAAGTCAACACGTCGCCTCGTCACCTGCGACTGA
- a CDS encoding prenyltransferase has product MDRAPSTIAWAVLAMSRPSHLLLVAWVYALGVAIAYASGAAYDPRTLVAGLAALLPAAASIHYVNEYADHETDALTTRTPFSGGSGALPRTGLTPKLALSLALGTLLVGVVVTGYLYTEEFLSRPAVGLLALGALLGWAYSLPPVALAWRGLGELDTAVVGGLVLPQYGVAVAAGGLSRTALLATVPFSILVFVNLLAVMWPDREADAEVGKRTLATRLSPRWLRRLYLGGVLATFVALAAFTGGVLPRPVALASYAIVPLLAWGASTYTKTENPLPTVLAMVVLAVAQGLAWFHVAGFYLIY; this is encoded by the coding sequence ATGGACCGCGCTCCGTCTACCATCGCGTGGGCCGTCCTCGCGATGAGCCGTCCCTCCCACCTCTTGCTCGTGGCGTGGGTGTACGCCCTCGGCGTAGCCATCGCGTACGCGAGCGGCGCGGCGTACGACCCGCGCACGCTCGTCGCTGGCCTCGCCGCCCTCCTCCCCGCCGCCGCGAGCATCCACTACGTAAACGAGTACGCAGACCACGAGACGGATGCGCTGACGACGCGTACCCCGTTCTCGGGCGGAAGCGGAGCGCTTCCGAGAACTGGCCTCACGCCGAAGCTCGCGTTGTCTCTCGCCCTCGGGACGCTCCTCGTCGGCGTGGTGGTCACTGGCTACCTCTACACCGAGGAGTTCCTCTCGCGGCCCGCCGTCGGCCTGCTCGCTCTCGGGGCCCTCCTCGGGTGGGCGTACTCGCTCCCGCCGGTCGCGCTCGCGTGGCGCGGCCTCGGCGAACTCGACACCGCCGTCGTGGGCGGCCTCGTGCTCCCGCAGTACGGCGTCGCCGTCGCCGCGGGTGGCCTGAGCCGCACGGCGCTGCTCGCCACGGTCCCGTTTTCCATCCTCGTCTTCGTAAACCTGCTCGCCGTCATGTGGCCCGACCGCGAGGCGGACGCCGAGGTCGGCAAGCGCACGCTCGCCACGCGCCTCTCACCGCGGTGGCTGCGACGCCTCTATCTCGGCGGCGTGCTCGCGACGTTCGTGGCGCTCGCGGCGTTCACGGGCGGCGTCCTCCCGCGACCCGTCGCGCTCGCAAGTTACGCCATCGTTCCGCTGCTCGCCTGGGGGGCCAGCACGTACACGAAAACGGAAAATCCACTCCCGACGGTGCTCGCGATGGTGGTCCTCGCCGTCGCCCAGGGCCTCGCCTGGTTCCACGTCGCGGGCTTCTACCTCATCTACTGA
- a CDS encoding DUF547 domain-containing protein: MVATDPIVLSQQFLEAVKSGDARGRYREALCALSGTTLDERLADDDHKLAFWLNVYNAIVQCWLRETPATFENRRAFFGTETFCVAGESLTLDDVEHGILRRSQTKYGLGYIPNPFASGFEKRHRLDARDPRIHFALNCGAKSCPPIRSYDPETVDEALDRATAHSLEMEVRHYPEKGFARIPRVMLWFRGDFGGKAGIYDLLHKFGVVPRTDRPRLQYSDWDWTMARNNFSEQSQ; the protein is encoded by the coding sequence ATGGTCGCCACGGACCCCATCGTCCTCTCACAGCAGTTTCTCGAAGCCGTAAAGAGTGGCGACGCCCGCGGTCGATACCGCGAGGCCCTCTGTGCGCTCTCTGGAACCACGCTGGACGAGCGCCTAGCCGACGACGACCACAAACTCGCATTCTGGCTGAACGTCTACAACGCCATCGTCCAGTGCTGGCTTCGAGAAACGCCAGCGACCTTCGAAAATCGAAGGGCGTTCTTCGGCACCGAGACGTTCTGCGTGGCTGGCGAAAGCCTCACCCTGGACGACGTCGAACACGGGATTCTCCGGCGCTCACAGACGAAGTACGGTCTCGGATACATTCCCAACCCGTTTGCGAGTGGCTTCGAGAAACGACACCGACTCGACGCACGCGACCCGCGAATCCACTTCGCGTTGAATTGTGGGGCGAAGAGTTGTCCGCCGATACGAAGCTACGACCCCGAAACAGTAGACGAAGCGCTGGACCGGGCGACGGCTCACTCCCTCGAAATGGAGGTCCGCCACTACCCAGAGAAGGGCTTCGCCCGCATCCCGCGCGTCATGCTGTGGTTTCGCGGCGACTTCGGCGGAAAGGCGGGCATCTACGACCTCCTGCACAAATTCGGCGTCGTTCCGAGAACCGACCGGCCTCGGTTGCAGTACAGCGACTGGGACTGGACGATGGCGCGCAACAACTTCTCAGAACAGTCTCAGTAG